A DNA window from Candidatus Protochlamydia naegleriophila contains the following coding sequences:
- a CDS encoding efflux RND transporter periplasmic adaptor subunit, which produces MQKPVFYFIACLVLAGGMSSCSAQKKHQKAPRPLPVVVGEAVQQDVPVYIEAIGNAAAFNSVDIRPQVSGKIIDIRIHGGDDVKVGDLLYRIDPVPYKLALEKAKATLLKNEAELEYARRKVERYETLIKGDYVSKLSIEEYKRDVSTLEAQILIDKSEIGVAQTNLNYCNIFSPIDGRVSLQKIEIGNVVSPTDSNPMTTILQIAPIYINFSIAQREFEELQHVLAEGKRSFQVILPGSQQTFDGEVVAVNNQVDVRTGTIQIKGIVLNREKILWPGEFVRVRVFIRTKQNAVLVPDVAVQVGQDGSYVYVLKPDGTVENVAVKTSEHVDKLVVVDEGLKTGAKIITDGQINLRPGVKVLVTNPTSEKDGGKEEKSETQKTEGGT; this is translated from the coding sequence ATGCAAAAGCCTGTTTTTTACTTCATTGCTTGCTTGGTTCTCGCTGGAGGAATGAGCAGTTGTTCTGCGCAAAAGAAGCATCAGAAGGCTCCTCGTCCTCTTCCTGTTGTTGTTGGGGAGGCAGTTCAGCAAGATGTCCCTGTCTATATTGAAGCCATCGGGAATGCAGCTGCATTCAATAGCGTGGATATTCGCCCTCAAGTTTCTGGCAAGATCATCGATATCCGCATTCATGGAGGAGATGATGTGAAAGTGGGCGACCTGCTCTATCGCATCGATCCTGTTCCTTACAAGCTCGCACTTGAAAAAGCTAAGGCGACTTTATTAAAAAATGAAGCGGAACTTGAATATGCGCGCCGCAAAGTCGAACGCTATGAAACCTTGATCAAAGGCGACTACGTTTCTAAATTAAGCATTGAAGAATACAAACGGGATGTCAGCACGCTCGAAGCACAAATCCTCATCGATAAATCTGAAATTGGCGTGGCTCAGACGAATTTAAATTATTGCAATATCTTTTCACCCATCGATGGAAGAGTCAGCCTGCAAAAGATTGAAATTGGCAACGTCGTTTCTCCGACCGACTCGAATCCAATGACGACGATTCTTCAAATTGCTCCCATCTACATCAATTTTTCGATTGCCCAAAGAGAGTTTGAAGAGCTCCAGCATGTTTTGGCCGAAGGAAAACGCTCTTTTCAAGTCATTCTGCCAGGGAGCCAGCAAACATTTGACGGGGAGGTGGTGGCAGTCAATAATCAAGTCGATGTACGGACAGGTACGATTCAAATTAAAGGAATTGTTCTCAACCGTGAAAAAATCTTGTGGCCGGGAGAGTTTGTGCGGGTGCGGGTGTTTATTCGCACAAAGCAAAACGCTGTTCTCGTACCCGATGTCGCGGTTCAAGTCGGGCAAGACGGCTCGTATGTATATGTTTTAAAGCCTGATGGAACGGTTGAAAATGTGGCTGTTAAAACGAGTGAACATGTAGACAAGCTGGTGGTGGTCGATGAGGGATTAAAAACCGGAGCAAAAATTATAACCGATGGTCAGATCAACTTGCGGCCTGGCGTCAAGGTATTGGTCACTAATCCAACGTCGGAAAAAGATGGCGGGAAAGAGGAGAAAAGCGAAACTCAGAAAACAGAGGGTGGGACATGA
- a CDS encoding efflux RND transporter permease subunit — MNLSEPFIRRPIMTVLVMVAILLLGLMAFNRLPVSNLPNVDYPTINVTVAFPGASPETMANNVATPLEKEFMTIPGINYVTSANTLGDTNIVLQFDISKSMDSAAQDVEAAISRAKTKLPPDLPNDPTYKKVNPSDTPILYIALTSATMPRAELYTYANTYIGQRLSMLNGVAQVITYGSPYAVRVQVNPYTLANLGITLEDVEKAIVTGNPYLPTGTLTGTVQASTIISKGQLETADKYEPLIVAYRNQSPVRVRDIGRAIDSLQNDKYDLRYVDSEKSQPTVVLAVQRQPGANTVQVADEIHRMLPQLAAELPTSVELKVVFDKSVSIKDSVEEVEFTLIVALVLVVLVIFFYLGKITDTLIPSLVLPMSVIGTFIFMYLLGYSIDNLSLLALILAVGFIIDDAIVVLENIVRRVEGGEDPWTASIEGSKQIGFTILSMTLSLIAVFIPMIFMGGLIGKIFQEFAITLVIITLISGIISLTLTPMLCSRFIKAHSQSSEGILEKSANFFNNALLAMYKPALNWVLDHRWIALVLGALSVILSGYYFYILPQDFIPDDDIGFIIAYTQSEQGTSPSRMIEYQNKVIDVIDADPSVDTLVSIAANPQYRNGIAFIRLKPRSERPPITQVVQELYAKLLLIPGINTYLKNVPLIDLAVGTQTKGSYQYTLQSIDANSLYKAATELIDRMQKLPGFQAVNSDLEIKDPQLNIEILRDQASTFGVEASNIETALQLAFGGGRVSRIQTPIEQYDVILEVEPRFQQEVNTLSKIYVRSKTNDQLVPLDAVVKLNKGVGAASINHVSQFPSTTISFNLAPGIPLGTALEELRKVAKEVLPANVTGEVKGAAETFEESIRSTSFLLVVAVLAIYIVLGILYESFIHPLTILSTLPPATLGGVATLALFNLPLSLYAYLGIILLIGIVKKNGIIMVDYALENQRTSNQTSREAIFNACIVRFRPIMMTTVTSIMGAVPIALAIGSGADARRPLGLVIIGGLLFSQLVTLFVTPAIYLYLDRYHDRWTLKVPEHPPR; from the coding sequence ATGAACCTTTCAGAGCCCTTTATTAGACGGCCAATCATGACTGTCTTGGTCATGGTTGCAATCCTGTTATTGGGATTGATGGCCTTTAATCGCCTGCCCGTCAGCAATCTTCCCAACGTCGACTATCCCACAATTAATGTTACGGTAGCTTTCCCCGGCGCCAGCCCGGAAACTATGGCTAACAATGTGGCTACGCCGCTTGAAAAAGAGTTTATGACCATTCCTGGCATCAACTACGTGACTTCTGCCAATACCCTTGGCGATACAAACATCGTTTTGCAATTCGATATTTCTAAAAGCATGGATTCTGCCGCTCAAGACGTTGAGGCGGCTATTTCTAGAGCAAAGACGAAGTTGCCTCCCGATCTGCCGAATGATCCCACCTATAAAAAAGTCAATCCATCCGATACCCCCATCCTTTACATTGCTTTGACCTCGGCCACAATGCCACGAGCCGAGCTTTATACATATGCTAATACATATATAGGTCAAAGGCTCTCCATGCTGAATGGAGTGGCCCAAGTCATTACGTATGGCTCTCCCTATGCTGTTCGGGTACAGGTCAATCCCTATACATTAGCCAACTTGGGGATTACACTTGAAGACGTTGAAAAAGCTATCGTGACTGGGAATCCTTACCTTCCGACAGGAACCCTGACGGGCACAGTGCAGGCCTCGACGATCATTTCCAAAGGGCAGCTAGAAACTGCCGACAAATACGAGCCTTTAATCGTCGCCTATCGAAACCAGTCTCCTGTGCGTGTACGAGACATTGGAAGAGCAATCGACAGTCTGCAAAATGATAAATACGACCTTCGCTATGTCGATTCAGAAAAAAGCCAGCCGACGGTGGTATTAGCTGTTCAAAGGCAGCCTGGGGCTAACACTGTGCAGGTGGCTGATGAGATTCATCGCATGCTTCCGCAGCTGGCGGCTGAGTTGCCAACATCGGTTGAACTAAAAGTGGTCTTTGATAAATCTGTTTCGATCAAAGACTCGGTTGAAGAGGTTGAATTTACTTTGATTGTCGCCTTGGTTTTGGTTGTCCTGGTCATTTTCTTTTATTTGGGAAAAATTACAGATACGCTTATTCCATCCCTCGTTCTTCCCATGTCCGTAATTGGTACATTCATTTTCATGTATTTGCTTGGCTACAGCATCGACAATCTGTCCCTCCTGGCACTGATCTTAGCTGTTGGTTTTATCATCGATGATGCGATTGTCGTCTTAGAAAATATTGTGAGGCGCGTTGAAGGGGGAGAAGATCCGTGGACTGCCTCGATTGAAGGATCTAAACAGATTGGATTTACCATTTTGTCGATGACCCTTTCCCTTATCGCTGTCTTTATTCCCATGATCTTTATGGGCGGTTTGATTGGAAAAATTTTCCAGGAATTTGCCATCACATTGGTGATCATCACCTTGATATCAGGGATCATTTCATTAACGCTTACCCCGATGCTTTGCAGCCGCTTCATTAAGGCGCATAGCCAGTCGAGCGAAGGAATACTGGAGAAAAGTGCGAATTTCTTTAACAATGCCTTGCTGGCGATGTATAAACCGGCCTTAAATTGGGTTTTAGATCATCGATGGATAGCCCTTGTTCTGGGAGCTTTGAGTGTTATTTTAAGCGGCTATTATTTTTACATATTGCCGCAGGATTTTATTCCTGACGATGACATTGGCTTTATTATCGCCTATACCCAATCGGAACAAGGAACATCGCCGAGCCGCATGATCGAGTATCAGAATAAGGTGATTGATGTCATCGATGCGGATCCGAGTGTCGATACGCTTGTGTCTATTGCAGCTAATCCGCAATACAGAAATGGAATTGCATTTATTCGCTTAAAACCAAGAAGCGAGCGGCCGCCCATTACTCAAGTCGTCCAAGAGCTATATGCAAAGCTCCTCCTGATTCCAGGCATCAATACCTATTTAAAAAATGTGCCTCTGATTGATTTAGCCGTCGGCACGCAAACGAAGGGAAGTTATCAATACACTTTGCAAAGTATTGATGCAAATTCGCTTTACAAGGCTGCTACTGAGCTCATCGACCGCATGCAAAAGCTGCCGGGCTTTCAGGCTGTAAACAGTGATTTGGAAATTAAAGATCCTCAGCTGAATATCGAAATTTTGCGCGATCAGGCCTCTACCTTTGGTGTGGAAGCGAGCAATATCGAAACGGCACTGCAGCTCGCTTTTGGAGGGGGGCGTGTGTCTAGGATTCAGACGCCAATCGAACAGTATGACGTCATTTTGGAAGTCGAACCCCGCTTTCAGCAGGAAGTTAATACCTTATCGAAAATTTACGTTAGGTCAAAAACGAATGATCAGCTCGTTCCTCTCGATGCGGTCGTCAAGTTGAATAAGGGAGTTGGTGCTGCGAGCATCAACCACGTCAGTCAATTCCCGTCGACAACCATTTCTTTTAATTTAGCTCCTGGCATCCCCTTGGGAACCGCTTTGGAAGAGTTGCGAAAGGTTGCCAAAGAGGTATTGCCGGCCAACGTGACGGGTGAGGTAAAAGGAGCGGCCGAAACGTTTGAGGAATCGATTAGAAGCACATCTTTCTTGCTTGTGGTGGCTGTGTTAGCCATCTATATCGTCTTAGGAATTCTCTACGAAAGCTTTATCCACCCTTTAACCATTTTGTCGACACTCCCACCTGCGACTTTGGGGGGCGTGGCCACGCTCGCTTTATTTAATCTACCCCTTTCCCTCTATGCCTATCTTGGAATCATTTTGTTGATCGGTATTGTGAAAAAGAACGGAATTATCATGGTCGACTATGCATTAGAAAATCAGCGAACCTCTAATCAAACGTCGCGAGAAGCCATTTTCAATGCATGCATCGTCCGCTTTAGACCCATCATGATGACAACGGTGACGTCTATTATGGGAGCAGTTCCCATTGCTTTGGCTATTGGATCGGGAGCAGACGCTCGCCGCCCTCTTGGACTTGTGATCATTGGAGGACTCTTATTCTCCCAGCTGGTTACCTTGTTTGTGACGCCGGCTATTTATCTCTATTTGGACCGCTATCACGACCGATGGACTTTAAAAGTACCGGAGCATCCACCCAGGTAG
- a CDS encoding PEP-utilizing enzyme: MSIENRGLRFEAPDSDHWSLDAVHCSAPVTAYHAENLVAHTKDANRPGFEIFGMPVEGYEYAVVNRFPYYRVKFIGSKKGRKKLPPRWLFKLWLFFHPEIRKRFKIASKLHETKPWKEYLRRWEREIKPEAIKTHLHLQSIDPKGLDDSDLIDHIKECAKNGTLQYCQHHALTPYAYYSIGDYMAQVQAWTGLSFFHLLEALHYDDEYIQIGVDKEFEELLRELREDKDARHILYSGQTSEEIFDQLKHHSDRLHRLLGSWLDMVGYRIASGYDIADFYALERPDLLIHMLRAGLTQAPHQKTLKTARELSAKIREKVPLEHQATYDELYADACEVLSLKEERALYTYLWSYGLLRRALLAAGERLAQAGAIAHAEDIVDASIDEITGLLERRPSISLQELSERVKYRKTVSIKSAPLSLGERRSVPLEWFPIYVQRPLQALKAVVACRQAKEEPVEELPKEELSKIRGLPASQGIYEGRACVIEGPEDFEQLEKGDILVSHHTSEAYNVILPLIGALVTDAGGVLSHAATVSREYGIPAVVGTHTATSVIKSGMRIQVDGNNGQVKVII, encoded by the coding sequence CTGCTCCAGTGACTGCTTATCACGCTGAAAATCTCGTTGCGCACACAAAGGATGCGAACCGGCCAGGATTTGAAATATTTGGAATGCCGGTAGAGGGTTATGAATATGCTGTAGTTAATCGATTTCCTTATTATCGAGTAAAGTTTATCGGGTCCAAAAAGGGTCGTAAAAAGCTGCCTCCCCGGTGGCTTTTCAAATTGTGGTTATTTTTTCATCCTGAGATCAGGAAACGTTTCAAAATAGCTTCAAAGCTGCATGAAACGAAGCCTTGGAAAGAATATCTTAGGCGTTGGGAGAGAGAAATCAAGCCTGAGGCAATTAAAACCCATTTACACCTCCAGTCTATAGATCCTAAAGGGCTAGACGATAGCGATTTAATTGATCACATAAAAGAATGCGCGAAGAACGGAACTTTGCAGTACTGCCAGCATCATGCCTTGACGCCTTACGCGTATTATTCAATTGGAGATTACATGGCTCAAGTACAGGCATGGACTGGGCTTTCTTTTTTTCATTTGCTCGAAGCTTTGCATTACGATGATGAGTACATTCAAATAGGGGTTGATAAGGAATTTGAAGAGCTATTGAGAGAGCTTCGTGAAGACAAAGATGCAAGGCATATTCTTTATTCAGGTCAGACTTCTGAGGAAATTTTCGATCAGCTTAAGCACCATTCAGATAGGCTTCACCGGCTTTTGGGAAGCTGGCTTGACATGGTAGGGTACAGGATTGCATCCGGCTATGATATTGCAGATTTTTATGCTTTAGAAAGACCTGATCTGTTGATTCACATGCTAAGAGCCGGCTTGACTCAGGCGCCTCACCAAAAGACGTTAAAAACTGCGCGTGAGCTTTCGGCAAAGATACGAGAAAAAGTTCCTCTTGAGCATCAGGCAACATACGACGAGCTGTATGCTGATGCATGTGAAGTTTTGTCTTTGAAGGAAGAGAGAGCTCTTTATACCTATTTGTGGAGCTATGGCTTATTAAGGAGAGCTTTATTAGCAGCAGGTGAAAGATTGGCTCAAGCAGGCGCTATTGCACATGCAGAGGATATTGTTGATGCATCTATTGACGAGATTACTGGCTTGTTAGAAAGACGCCCCTCTATTTCTCTGCAAGAGCTATCAGAGAGGGTGAAATATCGAAAAACAGTCTCTATCAAATCGGCTCCACTCTCCCTTGGTGAACGACGCTCAGTGCCTCTTGAATGGTTTCCAATTTATGTCCAGAGGCCTTTGCAAGCTTTAAAAGCTGTTGTTGCTTGCCGTCAGGCGAAGGAAGAGCCTGTTGAAGAGCTACCAAAAGAAGAACTATCAAAAATTAGGGGGCTTCCTGCCAGTCAGGGAATATATGAAGGCCGCGCATGCGTAATCGAAGGGCCGGAAGATTTTGAACAGCTTGAAAAAGGAGATATTTTAGTTTCTCATCATACGTCTGAGGCTTATAACGTGATTTTACCATTAATTGGAGCCTTGGTCACTGATGCTGGTGGAGTTCTTTCCCACGCGGCAACAGTTTCTCGTGAATACGGGATTCCTGCAGTTGTTGGTACACACACAGCTACATCCGTCATCAAAAGTGGGATGAGGATTCAAGTCGATGGAAATAACGGGCAAGTTAAGGTGATCATATGA
- a CDS encoding PEP/pyruvate-binding domain-containing protein, whose amino-acid sequence MSYCLINEVDQESQYGGKAFQLGQVMRLGLPVPGGYALSVDFVEAILAGSAQALQALKKIFDYFKGDFLAVRSSAVGEDSEGASFAGQHSTLLNIHSYETTVDAIRSIWESARTSSATAYRKKMGLDLECKMGIVLQKMVQATTAGVLFNQNPITKIRERIIEAAWGLGEIVVQGMIIPDFYRIDSNGEILERLPGIKNKAIRLSKTGGTWEEDIPLHEQSVLCLSDIQLLELHNLALRCEGIFQKDCKHDLEWAFENNHLYLLQRRTITTL is encoded by the coding sequence ATGAGTTATTGTTTGATCAATGAAGTTGACCAGGAGAGCCAGTATGGGGGTAAAGCCTTTCAGCTAGGGCAGGTGATGCGTTTGGGTTTGCCTGTTCCTGGAGGATATGCTTTATCAGTTGATTTTGTCGAGGCTATTTTAGCAGGGAGTGCCCAGGCTCTGCAAGCGCTGAAAAAAATATTCGACTACTTCAAGGGAGATTTTCTAGCAGTGAGGTCTTCGGCTGTGGGAGAAGACTCAGAGGGAGCAAGTTTTGCCGGGCAGCATAGTACATTGCTTAATATTCATTCTTATGAAACGACTGTAGATGCTATCCGATCAATTTGGGAATCAGCCAGAACATCATCTGCAACTGCTTACAGAAAAAAAATGGGGCTGGATTTAGAATGTAAGATGGGAATTGTTCTTCAAAAAATGGTTCAGGCGACAACTGCTGGGGTGTTATTCAATCAAAATCCCATCACTAAAATAAGAGAACGTATTATTGAAGCCGCTTGGGGACTGGGAGAAATTGTTGTGCAAGGAATGATTATTCCAGACTTTTATCGCATCGATTCCAATGGAGAAATCCTAGAACGTCTACCTGGAATCAAAAATAAAGCGATCAGACTCTCTAAAACAGGGGGGACTTGGGAGGAAGACATTCCTTTACACGAGCAGTCGGTATTATGCTTATCAGATATTCAGTTATTAGAATTACATAACTTGGCGCTGAGATGTGAGGGGATTTTTCAAAAAGATTGTAAACATGATTTAGAATGGGCATTTGAAAACAATCATCTATATTTGCTACAAAGACGAACGATAACGACACTCTAA
- a CDS encoding MFS transporter, with translation MVEAVEQKRKWLALFSLIGSLSMIFVDQTALPIALPALQKEFSLTFNQLQWIVNAYLLPLATFILAAGSMGDLFGHRRVFCIGLVIFTLASFNCSFIRTAEWLIINRAVQGVGGALMIPTTLTLLSQAFPPGELGKAMGIYGAFVALSLTIGPVIGGYLIEFLSWNYIFIINIPIGLLTLPLVLISNKKSKGSNQAVDWRGFILISFATTCLILAIMQGQEWGWNSTIILSLILMGLVAFILFVFGEQKARHPLIDFNLFKNSFFLSNAVIVFCYQFISTAVIFWSVYFQNSLSFSPAKTGTILLVSNIPLLLITPLAGMLSDKWGAQKLVSIGGLLLTGCFLVFSFYADKMEFWLLIILLLGFRCGTSLILTPVFSSTLKMIPNERQGQASGVLATSRQMGSTFCVAVGGALVDYIYQYKFSSFLTTHQTVTPLSLNQFQGVLSGSPIAMETIQRLPAELGSQIMQAAHQSFNFGFAILCLLFALMSFAIFCLSRRLD, from the coding sequence ATGGTCGAAGCGGTAGAACAAAAGCGAAAGTGGCTTGCTCTTTTCTCATTGATTGGGTCACTTTCCATGATTTTTGTGGATCAAACCGCACTGCCTATTGCTCTACCTGCCCTGCAAAAAGAATTTTCCTTAACCTTTAATCAGTTGCAGTGGATTGTCAATGCTTACCTTTTACCTTTAGCTACTTTCATTTTAGCTGCAGGCTCTATGGGTGATCTATTTGGCCATCGGCGTGTCTTTTGTATCGGACTGGTTATCTTTACACTTGCTTCCTTTAATTGTAGCTTCATTCGAACGGCTGAATGGCTAATCATCAACCGCGCTGTGCAAGGAGTTGGTGGGGCTCTAATGATTCCTACAACCCTTACTTTGCTCAGCCAAGCTTTTCCACCCGGAGAATTGGGAAAAGCGATGGGAATATATGGGGCGTTTGTCGCTTTATCGCTAACGATCGGCCCGGTTATTGGGGGATACCTGATAGAGTTCTTGAGTTGGAATTATATTTTTATCATCAATATTCCAATTGGCCTGCTCACCTTACCACTTGTTTTAATATCTAATAAAAAATCAAAGGGGTCGAACCAGGCTGTTGATTGGCGCGGCTTTATTTTAATTTCATTCGCAACGACTTGCTTAATTTTAGCGATCATGCAAGGGCAGGAATGGGGATGGAACTCAACGATTATTTTAAGCTTAATTCTGATGGGTCTTGTCGCCTTCATCCTTTTTGTCTTTGGCGAGCAGAAAGCTCGGCATCCACTCATTGATTTCAATCTGTTTAAGAATTCTTTTTTTCTAAGCAATGCTGTTATCGTTTTTTGTTATCAATTTATTAGTACAGCAGTGATATTTTGGAGTGTTTATTTTCAAAATAGCCTCTCATTTTCACCTGCCAAGACAGGCACAATTTTGTTAGTTTCTAACATTCCTCTTCTGCTCATTACTCCCTTGGCTGGCATGCTTTCTGATAAATGGGGCGCTCAAAAGCTAGTGAGTATAGGTGGGTTATTATTAACCGGCTGTTTTTTAGTCTTTAGTTTTTACGCTGATAAAATGGAGTTTTGGCTATTAATTATTCTTCTCCTCGGCTTCCGTTGCGGTACCTCCTTAATTTTGACTCCGGTATTTTCTTCTACCTTAAAAATGATTCCGAATGAAAGGCAAGGGCAAGCCTCAGGAGTCTTGGCGACGAGTAGACAGATGGGAAGCACTTTTTGCGTGGCCGTTGGAGGCGCTTTAGTTGATTATATTTATCAGTATAAATTCTCAAGCTTTTTAACAACTCACCAAACAGTGACCCCTTTAAGCCTCAATCAGTTTCAAGGAGTTCTATCTGGCTCTCCAATCGCGATGGAAACAATTCAGCGCTTGCCGGCAGAATTGGGATCACAAATCATGCAAGCGGCTCATCAATCATTTAATTTTGGGTTTGCCATTCTTTGCCTGCTTTTTGCCTTAATGAGCTTTGCGATTTTTTGCCTTTCTCGCCGTTTAGATTAA
- a CDS encoding TolC family protein, translating into MFGLLLPGCCPPNPTCQGATSSCPGYFWNPPDPIVKCPCDYELENDEDLHADLEQLQRHDTAVADLISIALQNNPSTQQTWANARAAAFSVEIAKSALYPSVFLTETLQYSNSQLDEGPPDIIPAATGATGATGAASILPFSNSALNRAQVVDTTVIDTGNTSIATTTFTPSVGEFTTLTSDLSISYLLLDFGGRQATIEAAKQALYNSNWTHNRQVQQVIINVLNTYYTYMGLSALVVARESDLKNAQTNYDAANRLFEAGVRTKLDVLQAKTDLINIQLNIVDLEGQKKVAYGRLANAIGLPSQSEFQVPDIPQDLPIDIVTAGVEQLIDQAKRHRPDLAAAYALHEMRKEEIVIARSSGLPTLGTFVDLQENNDFNNPSLNRHSLSASLVVSAPLFDGFLYVNRERRAQEILRGACANLRAVELNITLDVLTSYFNFKTAVQSLKYSDEFLKYSEEAYEAALIMYREGIGTILDLLNAQRALANARAQKIQARTQWAIALSNISFAAGTLGTPEEIKPWKQKGTRSKPKRVASNKSDKPAVQVK; encoded by the coding sequence TTGTTTGGTTTACTATTACCAGGCTGTTGTCCTCCAAACCCTACTTGCCAAGGAGCGACTTCCAGCTGCCCTGGCTATTTTTGGAATCCTCCAGATCCGATTGTTAAGTGCCCTTGCGATTATGAATTAGAAAATGATGAAGACTTACATGCCGATCTAGAGCAATTGCAGCGGCACGATACGGCGGTTGCCGATTTAATCAGCATTGCTCTGCAGAATAATCCCTCTACACAGCAAACGTGGGCCAATGCTAGAGCTGCAGCTTTTTCGGTTGAAATAGCCAAGAGTGCTCTTTACCCGAGCGTGTTCTTAACCGAGACGCTTCAGTATAGTAACTCGCAACTCGATGAAGGGCCGCCCGACATTATTCCTGCTGCAACGGGCGCAACAGGAGCCACAGGTGCGGCTTCTATTCTTCCCTTTTCAAATTCGGCTTTAAACCGAGCACAGGTAGTTGATACGACAGTTATTGACACGGGTAATACTTCCATAGCGACGACTACTTTTACCCCATCAGTTGGTGAATTCACGACATTGACAAGCGATCTTTCTATTTCTTATCTTCTATTGGATTTTGGAGGGAGACAAGCAACGATTGAAGCGGCCAAGCAAGCGTTGTATAACAGCAATTGGACCCATAACCGTCAAGTGCAGCAAGTGATCATTAACGTCTTGAATACCTACTATACCTATATGGGCCTGTCAGCATTAGTTGTAGCTAGAGAAAGCGATTTAAAAAATGCGCAGACTAATTATGATGCTGCCAATCGCCTCTTTGAAGCAGGTGTTAGAACGAAATTGGATGTCTTGCAGGCAAAAACCGATTTAATCAATATTCAATTGAATATTGTCGATTTGGAAGGGCAGAAAAAAGTCGCCTATGGAAGACTGGCCAATGCGATCGGCTTGCCTTCCCAATCGGAATTCCAGGTGCCAGATATTCCGCAAGATTTGCCAATCGATATCGTCACGGCCGGTGTAGAGCAATTAATCGATCAAGCCAAAAGGCATCGTCCAGACTTGGCGGCAGCTTATGCTTTGCACGAGATGCGCAAAGAAGAGATTGTCATCGCTCGCTCGTCTGGTCTGCCTACTTTGGGTACCTTTGTCGATTTGCAAGAAAACAATGATTTCAATAACCCTAGCTTAAATAGGCACTCCCTTTCAGCAAGCCTTGTGGTTTCTGCACCCCTCTTCGATGGCTTCTTATATGTCAATCGCGAAAGGCGGGCACAGGAGATTTTGCGGGGAGCGTGTGCAAATTTGCGAGCTGTCGAATTGAACATTACGCTGGACGTTTTAACGAGCTATTTTAACTTTAAGACTGCTGTCCAAAGTTTGAAATACAGCGATGAGTTTTTAAAGTACAGTGAAGAGGCCTACGAAGCGGCCTTGATCATGTATCGAGAAGGTATTGGGACGATCTTAGACCTATTAAATGCACAGCGCGCTTTGGCGAATGCCCGCGCCCAAAAGATTCAGGCTCGTACGCAGTGGGCAATAGCACTGTCTAACATCTCATTTGCAGCAGGAACGCTTGGAACGCCTGAAGAAATTAAGCCCTGGAAACAAAAGGGGACGCGTTCGAAGCCAAAAAGAGTGGCATCAAATAAATCTGATAAACCTGCGGTTCAGGTAAAATAA